From Endozoicomonas sp. 8E, the proteins below share one genomic window:
- a CDS encoding CPBP family intramembrane glutamic endopeptidase, with the protein MGDEDVCQYLNASSVTNINRYSIDKPHGLCPIEQTSIKISLLDNISPFLEKIENDFKIGLYYGLYIPAVSVLIGGPFFLVFSKYVGSPYHRNPPTLQSAFSLTEEEALEFFRSVEFESYSEQISVSVEEELLYRFIGITAIEVYLKYLLGGFGYDSNEINDKSQFYSITVSSIVFGLMHLGNENPQFFQVFSATVAGFYLGCIYCETGIIAPLTAHVVNNVLLLFMAKAVSRYGVRLITE; encoded by the coding sequence TTGGGAGATGAAGATGTATGTCAGTACCTAAATGCTTCAAGTGTAACAAATATTAATAGATATTCTATAGACAAGCCCCATGGCTTATGTCCGATCGAACAAACATCAATCAAAATATCCTTGCTCGATAATATATCTCCATTTCTGGAGAAAATTGAGAATGATTTTAAGATAGGGCTCTATTATGGGCTGTATATACCTGCTGTAAGTGTACTAATCGGCGGTCCATTTTTTCTTGTTTTTAGTAAATATGTTGGTAGTCCATATCATAGAAACCCTCCTACTCTTCAATCAGCCTTTTCGCTTACAGAAGAGGAAGCATTAGAATTCTTCAGAAGTGTCGAGTTTGAAAGTTATTCTGAACAAATTAGTGTGTCAGTAGAGGAAGAGCTCCTTTATCGTTTTATTGGCATTACCGCTATAGAGGTTTATTTGAAATATCTACTTGGAGGGTTTGGATACGATAGTAATGAAATAAATGATAAGTCACAGTTTTATTCAATTACCGTCTCTTCAATTGTGTTTGGTTTAATGCATCTGGGGAACGAGAATCCGCAGTTTTTCCAAGTTTTCTCTGCCACTGTTGCTGGTTTTTATCTTGGATGTATCTATTGTGAAACTGGGATAATTGCTCCTTTGACCGCTCATGTTGTTAATAATGTGTTGCTGCTTTTCATGGCAAAAGCTGTAAGCCGGTATGGGGTTCGATTAATTACCGAATAA
- a CDS encoding autotransporter outer membrane beta-barrel domain-containing protein: MNVRSNLSHPVRLVVLGSIAGGCFVPVMAEPGVQSSVTTDETGNSAIITYSKTMDAKATIDTDRVYQLGEDGQYYFKARNIAQPIKEGKLVPVERLGSAVLSVPVTPSIPDALNHPAIADKIMIESSLAAYGHFAGLTRGILNGRIPVASITGVEGGLLEKTPSALLKVERGHVSSEVDYLGQDENTEIFVLSTVSERAAAFVSGDWFGLVELYGHFYDQDKMSNMAGFKSSGYGIQLGLVRQVAEDWLFGVYGAWQKLDADLKGYNGELDTGTWRLGPTVAWSKDGFHAEGLLTYNWNTIDSKVPRYNSDFKSREWDAYIRGGYDINLDSLIMGLTLTPEVQFLYVSQDRDEYNWAMGMIGKGSSRGWVSRMGGSLSYDCFLINQPMELKASLGWQHNDYEPDDIEYMNSEYNSYDENAAYYSLGMETQLSGQLNLNIGYAGTWSENALGHYLQAGLEFRF, encoded by the coding sequence GTGAACGTCAGATCCAATCTTTCACACCCTGTCAGGCTGGTTGTGCTCGGCAGTATTGCCGGAGGGTGTTTCGTTCCCGTTATGGCTGAGCCCGGAGTTCAATCCTCAGTAACCACTGACGAAACTGGCAACAGCGCCATCATCACCTACTCAAAGACGATGGATGCGAAAGCCACTATAGATACTGACAGGGTATATCAACTGGGGGAGGATGGTCAGTATTACTTTAAAGCTAGAAATATCGCTCAGCCGATCAAGGAAGGCAAGCTGGTCCCGGTAGAAAGACTCGGCAGTGCGGTTCTCTCTGTTCCTGTCACCCCCTCCATTCCTGATGCTCTCAATCATCCCGCTATAGCCGACAAGATCATGATTGAATCGAGCCTTGCTGCATACGGCCACTTCGCCGGGCTGACGCGAGGTATTCTTAATGGTCGGATACCAGTCGCTTCCATAACCGGGGTTGAAGGGGGTCTGCTTGAGAAAACCCCCTCGGCACTGTTAAAAGTGGAGCGGGGTCATGTTTCTTCGGAGGTAGATTATCTGGGGCAGGATGAAAATACCGAAATCTTTGTGCTATCCACAGTTTCAGAAAGGGCTGCCGCATTTGTCAGTGGCGATTGGTTCGGACTGGTGGAGCTTTATGGTCATTTTTATGATCAGGATAAGATGAGTAACATGGCAGGCTTCAAGTCCAGCGGATATGGTATACAGCTGGGACTGGTCAGGCAAGTTGCTGAAGACTGGCTGTTTGGTGTTTATGGTGCCTGGCAAAAACTGGACGCTGATCTTAAGGGTTATAACGGAGAGCTAGATACAGGTACCTGGAGGCTGGGACCAACGGTTGCCTGGAGCAAGGATGGCTTTCATGCTGAAGGTCTGCTGACCTATAACTGGAATACCATTGACAGTAAAGTGCCCCGCTACAACTCAGACTTCAAAAGCAGGGAGTGGGATGCCTATATTCGTGGCGGGTACGATATCAATCTCGACAGTTTAATAATGGGTCTGACGTTAACGCCCGAAGTTCAGTTCCTTTATGTCAGTCAGGATCGGGATGAGTACAACTGGGCTATGGGCATGATAGGCAAGGGAAGTAGCAGAGGTTGGGTGTCCAGAATGGGAGGTAGTCTGTCATACGACTGTTTTCTAATAAATCAGCCTATGGAACTGAAAGCCTCATTAGGTTGGCAGCACAATGATTACGAGCCTGATGATATTGAGTATATGAATTCGGAATACAATTCCTACGATGAGAATGCTGCCTATTATTCTCTGGGTATGGAGACACAGCTGAGCGGTCAACTTAATTTGAATATCGGCTATGCGGGCACTTGGTCTGAAAATGCGCTGGGTCACTATTTGCAGGCCGGTTTGGAATTCAGGTTTTAG